One Plutella xylostella chromosome 31, ilPluXylo3.1, whole genome shotgun sequence genomic region harbors:
- the LOC125491094 gene encoding trypsin, alkaline C-like yields MSGGRGDGAARTYTYHTYRIVGETTVEQYPSVVQVDFLLPNIGWDQMCAGTILTPLVVVSAANCFLGNVAAERRRIRAGSSIRNSGGTIIGLRSYRNHPEFQIQQSISSIMNNNMMKKNAAVISLLYLAQQLVFSASVQPASIPPKEHLPSGSSVTLASWGRSVVMSYGGLFKMNVCVNEEPYSFRGRKY; encoded by the exons ATGTc CGGCGGTCGCGGCGACGGCGCAGCCCGAACCTACACCTACCACACCTACAGGATAGTCGGGGAGACGACGGTCGAGCAGTACCCCTCTGTCGTGCAGGTGGACTTCCTGTTGCCCAACATTGGGTGGGATCAGATGTGCGCCGGCACCATCCTCACGCCCTTAGTCGTGGTCAGCGCTGCTAACTGCTTTCTCGG GAACGTAGCCGCAGAACGTAGGCGCATCCGAGCGGGTTCCTCCATCAGGAACTCCGGGGGCACCATCATCGGCCTGCGCTCGTACCGGAACCACCCGGAGTTCCAGATCCAGCAATCCATTTCATCAatcatgaataataatatgatgaaAAAAAACGCCGCGGTCATCAGTCTGCTGTACCTGGCGCAGCAGCTGGTGTTCAGCGCCTCGGTGCAGCCGGCGTCCATCCCGCCGAAGGAGCATCTGCCCAGCGGCTCGTCGGTCACCCTCGCCAGCTGGGGACGCAGCGTG GTTATGTCATACGGTGGATTGTTTAAGATGAATGTCTGTGTCAATGAGGAACCTTACTCCTTCCGAGGGAGAAAGTATTAA